Proteins encoded together in one Janthinobacterium tructae window:
- a CDS encoding YaeQ family protein, translated as MALKATIFKADLQIADMDRNYYQDHALTLARHPSETDERMMVRLLAFAIHADEALTFTKGLFDTEEPDLWQKDLTGAIQLWIEVGQPDEKRILKACGRSEQVIVYSYGATSHIWWKQIANKLERAKNLTVINLPSEAAQDMSKLAQRNMQLQCTIQDGQIWLTDSVNTVLIEREPVKPAR; from the coding sequence ATGGCCCTCAAAGCAACAATTTTCAAAGCCGATCTGCAGATCGCCGACATGGACCGCAATTACTACCAGGATCACGCGCTGACGCTGGCGCGCCACCCGTCCGAAACGGATGAGCGCATGATGGTGCGCCTGCTGGCGTTCGCCATCCACGCCGACGAGGCGCTGACCTTCACCAAGGGCTTGTTCGACACGGAAGAGCCCGACCTGTGGCAGAAAGACCTGACGGGCGCCATCCAGTTGTGGATCGAAGTGGGCCAGCCCGACGAAAAGCGCATCCTGAAGGCCTGCGGGCGTTCGGAGCAGGTCATCGTCTATAGCTATGGCGCAACCAGTCACATCTGGTGGAAGCAGATTGCCAACAAGCTGGAACGGGCGAAGAACCTGACCGTGATCAACCTGCCATCCGAGGCGGCGCAAGACATGAGCAAGCTGGCGCAGCGCAACATGCAGCTGCAATGCACGATCCAGGATGGCCAGATATGGCTGACCGACAGCGTCAACACGGTCTTGATCGAGCGCGAACCGGTGAAGCCGGCGCGCTGA
- a CDS encoding helix-turn-helix domain-containing protein — MAMRLKLLRKHKGWTLDQLAEKSGLTKSYLSKVERGLSVPSIAVALKLSHAMQVDVEQLFSDSYQQAAVTITRAGDPGSAGAMPPLPHFASIAAGVAPKKMLPFMVYPAPDFVASAFKEHAGEEFLFVHQGTIEIEFPQETVQLQTGDSVYFNALIPHRTRSIGAQQAQLLVIVSNDEDAAP; from the coding sequence ATGGCTATGCGTCTGAAACTGCTGAGAAAACACAAGGGCTGGACCCTGGACCAGCTGGCGGAAAAAAGCGGCTTGACGAAGAGTTACCTGTCCAAGGTGGAGCGGGGCCTGAGCGTGCCCTCGATCGCTGTGGCGCTGAAACTGTCGCACGCCATGCAGGTGGACGTGGAGCAACTGTTCAGCGACAGCTACCAGCAAGCGGCCGTCACCATCACGCGCGCCGGCGATCCGGGCAGCGCGGGTGCGATGCCGCCACTGCCGCATTTCGCCAGCATCGCGGCCGGCGTGGCACCGAAGAAAATGCTGCCCTTCATGGTGTATCCGGCGCCCGATTTCGTGGCCTCCGCCTTCAAGGAACATGCCGGTGAGGAATTCCTGTTCGTGCACCAGGGCACGATTGAAATCGAGTTTCCCCAGGAAACCGTGCAGTTGCAAACGGGCGACTCCGTGTATTTCAACGCCCTGATTCCGCACCGCACGCGCAGCATCGGCGCACAGCAGGCGCAGCTGCTGGTGATCGTCAGCAACGACGAAGACGCGGCCCCATAA
- a CDS encoding aldolase: protein MQKNTPYEVAAPGASLALSKDALVAIAERRLASVTQDSPWSVRQTLALSCRILFDGGHDSGLAGQISCRGGQDGTFYTQQLGLGFDEITASNLIEVDHDLRVVHGEGIPNPANRFHSWIYRQRPDVACIIHTHPTHVAALSMLEQPLIVSHMDTCPLFDDCAFLPSWPGVPVGNEEGEIIADALGDKRAILLAHHGQLVVGRTVEEACMLALLMERAARLQLLAMAAGTILPLPPALAREAHDWISTARRDSVTFAYYARRALRQHADCLA, encoded by the coding sequence ATGCAGAAAAATACTCCGTATGAAGTCGCCGCCCCGGGCGCCAGCCTGGCCTTGTCGAAAGACGCACTGGTGGCCATCGCCGAGCGGCGCCTGGCCAGCGTCACGCAGGACAGCCCGTGGTCGGTGCGGCAAACCCTGGCGCTGTCCTGCCGCATTCTGTTCGATGGCGGGCATGATTCCGGACTGGCAGGGCAGATCAGCTGCCGTGGCGGCCAGGACGGCACGTTTTACACGCAACAGCTGGGCCTGGGCTTCGATGAAATCACGGCCAGCAACCTGATCGAGGTTGACCACGACCTGCGCGTGGTGCACGGCGAGGGCATTCCCAACCCGGCCAACCGCTTTCACAGCTGGATCTACCGCCAGCGCCCGGACGTGGCCTGCATCATCCACACGCATCCCACGCACGTGGCGGCGCTGTCGATGCTGGAGCAGCCGCTGATCGTGTCGCACATGGATACCTGCCCCCTGTTCGACGATTGCGCCTTCCTGCCCTCGTGGCCGGGCGTGCCGGTAGGAAATGAAGAGGGCGAGATCATCGCCGACGCCCTGGGCGACAAGCGCGCGATCTTGCTGGCCCATCACGGCCAGCTGGTGGTGGGCCGCACGGTGGAAGAGGCGTGCATGCTGGCATTGCTGATGGAACGGGCCGCCCGCCTGCAATTGCTGGCCATGGCTGCCGGCACCATTTTGCCGCTGCCGCCGGCCCTGGCGCGCGAGGCGCACGACTGGATTTCCACGGCGCGGCGCGACAGCGTGACCTTCGCCTACTACGCCCGGCGCGCCCTGCGCCAGCATGCCGATTGCCTGGCTTAA
- a CDS encoding dihydrodipicolinate synthase family protein has protein sequence MQTLFQGIIAYPVTPFTADGGDVDLPRLQQLIERLIADGVHSIAPLGSTGESAYLQDGEWDAVAATSLAAVARRVPTVVGISDLTTAGAMRRARFAEKQGADAVMVLPVSYWKLSEEEIVRHVARIGDAVGIPIMLYNNPATSGIDMSPELIVRIWRDVPNVTMVKESTGDIQRMHRLAQLSGGELPFYNGSNTLAFAALAAGARGWCTAAPNLHAGLPLALYAAVQAGDLPRARELFFRQLPLLQCLMKGGLPPTVKAGLALRGFDVGTPRAPLQPLGEAATRELAAVLASLMA, from the coding sequence ATGCAAACCTTATTTCAAGGCATCATTGCCTACCCTGTCACCCCGTTCACGGCCGATGGTGGCGACGTCGACTTGCCGCGCCTGCAGCAACTGATCGAGCGCCTGATCGCCGATGGTGTGCACAGCATCGCCCCGCTGGGCAGCACGGGCGAGAGCGCCTACCTGCAGGACGGGGAGTGGGATGCCGTGGCCGCCACCTCGCTGGCCGCCGTCGCCAGACGGGTGCCCACGGTGGTGGGTATTTCCGACCTGACCACGGCGGGCGCCATGCGCCGCGCCCGCTTTGCGGAAAAGCAGGGCGCCGACGCGGTGATGGTCTTGCCGGTGTCGTACTGGAAATTGAGCGAGGAAGAAATCGTGCGCCACGTGGCGCGCATCGGCGATGCCGTGGGTATTCCGATCATGCTGTACAACAATCCGGCCACCAGCGGTATCGACATGTCGCCCGAGTTGATCGTGCGCATCTGGCGCGACGTGCCGAATGTGACGATGGTCAAGGAAAGCACGGGCGACATTCAGCGCATGCACCGGCTGGCGCAGCTGAGCGGGGGTGAGTTGCCGTTCTATAACGGCAGCAACACCCTGGCCTTTGCCGCGCTGGCGGCCGGTGCCCGCGGCTGGTGCACGGCCGCGCCCAACCTGCATGCGGGCTTGCCGCTGGCCCTGTATGCGGCCGTGCAGGCGGGCGACTTGCCGCGCGCGCGAGAACTGTTCTTCCGGCAATTGCCGTTGCTGCAATGCCTGATGAAAGGGGGCTTGCCGCCCACCGTCAAGGCGGGGCTGGCGCTGCGGGGCTTTGATGTGGGTACGCCGCGTGCGCCGCTGCAGCCGCTGGGCGAGGCGGCCACGCGCGAGCTGGCCGCCGTGCTGGCCAGCCTTATGGCTTAA
- a CDS encoding head GIN domain-containing protein, with protein MTPTLFQPRHARAATALLLAVCALAIPAAPALASPLDWISGNSIQGSGKLQKQTREVGSFHGVALNVPGTVELRIGNTDSVTIEADDNILPLIETAVENGTLRIRPAKRNANFRQSSLTIVIQARQVERISVGGSGNVTATGLRAEKLRFDVGGSGSINARDLDSRAVAVAIGGSGNFKASGKTEQLTASIGGSGNIQAGRLAAREVQVSIGGSGEAQVWAKDDLSISIGGSGEVSYYGDPRISRSMQRSSSIKRLGAAPN; from the coding sequence ATGACACCGACACTTTTCCAGCCACGCCATGCCCGTGCCGCTACCGCCCTGCTGCTGGCCGTCTGCGCCCTGGCCATCCCGGCCGCGCCGGCGCTGGCGTCGCCGCTCGACTGGATCTCCGGCAACAGCATCCAGGGCAGCGGCAAGCTGCAAAAACAGACACGCGAAGTGGGCAGCTTCCATGGCGTGGCGCTGAACGTGCCGGGCACGGTCGAGCTGCGTATCGGCAATACGGACAGCGTCACCATCGAGGCCGACGACAATATCCTGCCGCTGATCGAGACGGCGGTGGAAAACGGCACCCTGCGCATCCGGCCCGCCAAGCGCAACGCCAACTTCCGCCAGAGCAGCCTGACCATCGTCATCCAGGCGCGCCAGGTGGAGCGCATCAGCGTGGGCGGCTCGGGCAACGTCACGGCAACGGGCTTGCGCGCCGAGAAACTGCGCTTCGACGTGGGCGGCTCGGGCTCCATCAATGCGCGCGACCTCGACAGCCGCGCGGTGGCTGTCGCCATCGGCGGCAGCGGCAACTTCAAGGCCAGCGGCAAGACGGAACAGCTGACGGCATCGATCGGCGGCTCGGGCAACATCCAGGCGGGCCGCCTGGCCGCGCGCGAGGTGCAGGTGAGCATCGGCGGCTCGGGCGAGGCGCAAGTGTGGGCCAAGGATGACTTAAGCATCAGCATCGGCGGCTCGGGCGAAGTGAGCTACTACGGCGACCCGCGCATCAGCCGCAGCATGCAGCGCTCCAGCAGCATCAAGCGCCTGGGCGCTGCGCCGAATTAA
- a CDS encoding SAM-dependent methyltransferase, whose amino-acid sequence MLIITIKQGKEKSLLGQSWIYASAIEKVEGKPQEKMKPGSTAIVQSSSKQFIARAAYNSKSQIRARIWSFKEDEPVDHALIKRRVKAAIEKKLPAIKKAGENQLLTLIKGEDEGLPGLVVQLFGGVQGYLICEFNAGGVDAWKVAIVQSLMASTACVNVYERCDDLMRKGEGLPLIDGALAGEEPPDEVMLTDNGVRYALDLKTGHKSKFR is encoded by the coding sequence ATGCTGATCATCACCATCAAACAGGGCAAGGAAAAGAGCTTGCTGGGCCAATCGTGGATTTACGCGTCCGCGATTGAAAAAGTCGAAGGTAAGCCGCAGGAAAAAATGAAGCCCGGCTCGACGGCCATCGTGCAAAGCTCGTCGAAGCAATTCATCGCCCGCGCCGCCTACAATTCGAAGTCGCAGATTCGCGCGCGCATCTGGAGCTTCAAGGAAGACGAACCGGTCGATCACGCGCTGATCAAGCGCCGCGTCAAGGCTGCCATCGAGAAAAAGCTGCCAGCCATCAAGAAGGCGGGCGAAAACCAGCTGTTGACCCTGATCAAGGGCGAAGACGAGGGCTTGCCCGGTCTGGTGGTGCAGCTGTTTGGCGGCGTGCAAGGCTATCTGATCTGCGAATTCAATGCGGGCGGCGTCGACGCGTGGAAAGTGGCCATCGTGCAATCGCTGATGGCGTCCACCGCTTGCGTCAACGTGTACGAGCGCTGCGACGACCTGATGCGCAAGGGCGAAGGCTTGCCCCTGATCGACGGCGCCCTGGCCGGCGAAGAGCCGCCCGATGAAGTCATGCTGACGGACAACGGCGTGCGCTATGCGCTGGATCTGAAGACGGGACATAAGAGCAAGTTCCGTTGA